Below is a genomic region from Rhodohalobacter sp. 614A.
AATCCATCGCCGGGAAACATCAAGGATGGCCTGATTACCGATGCCATGAAATCGGCCGGAGCTGCCAAAAAAGGAGGGACGTCTCCCGTCAATGCCGTGTTAGATTATACGGAATACGTACGAAAACCCGGCTTGAATCTGTTATGTACACCGGGAAATGACGTGGAAAGTACCACGGCAATGGCCGGATCGGGAGCGAATATTATCCTTTTTACCACTGGTTTGGGAACTCCCACGGGAAATCCTGTAGCGCCGGTAGCAAAAGTCTCATCAAACAGTGAGCTGGCAAAACGAATGCCGGATATTATCGATATTGATACGGGTCCGGTCATAAAAGCCGAAAAAACCATTGAAGAGATGGGTGAGGAAATTCTGGATTACATTATTGATCTGGCAAGTGGCCGGGTTAAAACAAAAGCCATGCTGTTAAACCAGGATGATTTTATTCCCTGGAAACGAGGGGTTTCACTTTAGTTCAGATTGTAGGAGTACAGAGCTATTAGAGAGAAGTGGTGTTGCTATGTAAGACTACTTTTGCTTCAAAGAAGATTTTCGCACAATTAAATCCGGATTAAGTACGATTTTAGGAGGTAATGAAGTGGAACTTTTTTTATCAATCGAGTCCAAAAATAATTTTGCAGTAAAAGACCCCATCTGAATACTGCGCTGGTCAACCGAAGTCAGTCCGGGTTCTACAAATGAAGTGAATTGTTCATTACTGAAGCCAACAATTGCTACTTGTTCAGGTATCGCAATCCCGGCATTTTTTAAAACTTCCATCGCTCCGACAGCAGAAAAATCACTGGCAGAAAAAATGGCATCGGGCAGAGGATCCAATTTCAAAAGCTCTTTCCCAATCGAATAACCGTCTTCTAATTTGAGATCGCTATATATAATCAGATTTTCGTCTACCGGGATATCGTATTTTTGCAATGCTTCTTCATATCCTCTGCGGCGTTCTTTATAAATGCTAATATTGGTGGGACCTGAAAGATGTACAATTCTTCTGCATCCCTGTTTAATAAGATGTTCGGTGGCTTTAAAGGCCCCCAGGTAATCATCAATAATAACCGCACCAACGCCTAAGGAATCATTCACACGGTCAAAAAGAATAAGAGGTACATCCCGTTTTATAACTTCTTCATAATGGGAAAAGTCGGTCGTTTCTTTTGCATAAGAAGCTAAAATCCCATCTACTTGCGCTTCCAGCAGTGTATTGATATTGGCTCGTTCCTTCTCAAGTGAATCATTAGACTGGCAGATGATGATATTGTACCCTGTATCACTAACAACATTCTCAATACCCCGAACTACAGAGGCAAAAAAGTTTCGATCCATATTGGGGACTATTACCCCGATTGTATTGCTTTTTCCATTTCGTAAAGCAGCCGCAATACTATTTGGCTGGTAATTCATTTTTTTCGCTTTTTCCATCACCAGCTTTTTTGTGGAGTCTTTTACATTGGGATGGTCATTTAAAGCGCGGGAAACGGTAGATGCAGTTACTCCAAGCTCTTCTGCAATATCATAAATAGTTGTTTTCTTTTTCATCTTTTAGATTTAGAGTACAAATCATTCTAAATAAGCGTTTATTGGTAGAAACATCAATCAATTTTTAAAAATAAATCTGCCTTTTATCTTTAATATTGAAGGATGAGAAATTGATATGATTCAGAACAATACAACAGTATGCTTTTGTTGATAGTATAGAATCAATGGTTTATTCCAAACTCACCGGATTTGAAATTTTCCGGGCATTCGTAGTTAAAAATTGCTGGAAATAGTTGCGATCCGTAAAGTTGGAGTCAGCTAATTCCCAGGCTCCCAACGTATAAAAGCTGATTGAAGTTTCGTTCTTTACTTCTAATAATGCATTGAAACTGGTAGTAATGCCGGTCCCGATATCCGGCGCTGTAACATACTCAATATAGTTGCTTTCGGGCAAAAGAAGGGCCAGTCCTAAATATTGATCCCGGTCATAATTTTGTTGATCGTGGGTGGCAATGGGCACCAGGCCTTCAATAGGATCAGTAGGGAGCAATGGCTCATCGTTATTACTATTAACCAGGCCCACAATCAGAGTGTCTGAAGGCTGAGGGCTATGAAATATGATATCGTTTTTGAACCAATGTTGGCCGGCCCAAATGGTAACCGTATTGGTTAGGTCATACGATTGATCGCCTACATGCCAGTCTTCGTACTTCAATTCAAAAATGGATCGAACCGGACCTTTTTTGATGAGCCGGTACGTGGTTGTCTCAATATTATTTCGTTCATCATCAAAGGTAATGCCAAGACGAATTGGTTCATCGTTGTGAAGAATGGCGAGTCCGCCTGCACCCAGTGAATTTCCTACACTGAGAATGTCGCGACCCCAATCTCTCATTACATGATAGGTATCTTGCACCAAGCCTTCGCTGGATATTCCAACGGTATCGAGAGCCATTTCAGGACTTTTTTTACCAAAAAAGTCTCTCGCATTTCGACCGTCAATATAATGACGAAATCCAATCTTATCATTTTCCCAGGCCGGGCCATCCATCTGAAATTTTAATTGAACGGGTAATTCATCAGCATCCAGGGTTAAACGATCTACGGCAACAACCGCACTGTCTCGCAGAACGCCCATGCGAACATTGGTACGGGCGGTGAAAGATGGAATTTCGTCTGGCGAAACGTAGGTAACTGAAAGAGGAGTTTGAGATTGGGCGGGAATATCTATCACAAATGCAATTTCATCCCACTCTCCGTCACCATCCAGATCATCCTGTTGTTGGGGAATGGGCGTTCCATCATCAAAAATAAACAGTGGAATTTTTCCCGAAGGAATCTCACCTGTTTTTTGAACCAATTTTTCCCTGGTAATTGAAACCGGCGCATCGGTTCTGTCCAACTCAGAGGTGTTTGTTACCATTAGTGTGGTTGTGTCCTGTTGCGAGCATCCGATGAATGCCAGAAAACTTGCGAAAAGAACAGAGTAAATTACAAAACTACGTTTTTTCATAATTTGGTCTGATTGAAGTTTATATAAAAATTGGATGTAAGGAATTCCTTCGGAAATCGTTTGAACCGCGTGTTGAGGAGATCGTCTTTAATCTTCGCCAGCGGGTTTGCCGATCGTGGCAAGAATGCCTCCATCTACATATAAAATATGCCCATTGATAAAATCACTGGCTTTCGATGCAAGAAAAACGGCTGATCCTGCTAAATCGGAAGGGTCGCCCCATTTTCCTGCCGGAGTCCGGCTTTTTATAAATTCATGAAGCGGATTTCCGTCCTTGCGGATCGGTTCGGTTTGAGAGGTCGCAAAATATCCGGGACCAATTCCATTCACCTGGATATTATATTTTGCCCACTCTATAGCCAGATTTTTTGTGAGCATTTTAAGACCTCCTTTTGCTGCTGCATAAGCGCCCACCGTATCGCGGCCAAGCTCCGTCATCATCGAACAAATATTGATGATTTTTCCACTTTTTCGCTTAATCATATAATTGCCGACTTTTTGAGCCATAATAAATGGCCCCACCAGATCTACATCCACAACTTTGCGATAATCCTCAACTTTCATGTCTTTAAGTGGAGTACGCTTAATAATTCCTGCATTGTTGACGAGGATATCTATCGGGCCAATGGACTGCTCAATTTTGTCGACATATTCTTCGGCTTTTTCTTCCTGGGTAACATCGAATATAAAACCGTGGATGTTGTAGCCTTCAGATTTATATTCGTCAAGGGCTTTCTCCATGCGGGATGGCGTGGTGCCGTTGATAATTAATTCGGCACCGGCGTCACCCAATCCTTTAGCCATTGCCATTCCCAGGCCATGGGTTGCCCCCGTAATCAGTGCACGTTTTCCTTCCAGATTAAATAAATTATTCATGATATCATTTTTGATTCAGTGAAAATTTCAGGCGCTATTTCATGTCGGTTGGATCAACAGTATCCATATCTCCATAATCAAGATTTTCTCCGGCCATTCCCCAAATAAATGAGTAACTACTGGTACCTGCGCCACAATGAATAGACCATGGGGGAGAGAGTACCGCCTGATTATTTTTCATAAAAATATGACGGCTTTCATCAGGTTGTCCTATGAAATGAGATACAACCTGATCTTCCGGCAGATCGAAATAGAAATAAGCTTCCATTCTTCGATCGTGCACATGCGCAGGCATGGTGTTCCAAACACTTCCTTCTTTCAAAATGGTCATTCCCATTTGCAGCTGACACGTATCGACCACACTGCTCACAAGCAGTTTATTGATTACCCGGTGATTCGATTCTTCCAGAGAACCCAGTTCAACTGTTTCAGCTTCATCAAGGGTTACATGTTTGGTAGGATTTTCGAGATGCGCCGGCGCCGAGTTAATATAAAATAAAGCAGGTTCGTCCCCATCACTGGCAAATGTTACTTCTTTTGTGCCACGGCCTACATAAATGGCTTCGCTATTTTTTAAAGTATAGGTGGTTCCGTCAGCGGTTATGGTGCCTGTTCCTCCTACATTTATCACCCCCAATTCTCTTCGATCCAGAAAATGTTCTGATTTCAAAGGATCTATGGTTTCCAGTTGAACTGAATCGTTGACGGGTTGAACTCCTCCAACAATATAGCGGTCGTAGTGGCTGTAGATTAGATTTAAAGTATCTGGATTAAAAAGATCTTCAATTAAAAATTCTTCCCGAAGGCGTTGGGTGTCGTAAGATTTAAAAGCTTCAGGATGGGTAGCATATCTTACGGTGTAGTTTACTGGCATTTTTTCCTCATGTTTTCTTTTGGTTCTGCAATCGATTGTAATAATATACGGTATATCTTATGATTTTTCTGTAAAAATCAAAAATGTGCTTTTTAGTTATTTTTTGAAAAATTAGGTAAATGCTTCAAAAAAGCGCTTAAATCCCCTTGACTTTAAATGGGATGTTCTTAACTTAAATAATGCAATCGATTGTAATTTAGAATATATAACCTTTTAAAAATGAGTGATCATGAACATGGAAAAGAATCCGGTACATGTAGATCAATCTATCAGGGACAATCAATGGGTGTATAAAATTCAAAACGGTGATGAAAATGGTTTTGAAGAACTATACAGGTTCTATTATCCAAGGTTAATGCGATTGGCATGCAAGTATAATAGCTCGAAAACTACGGCGGAAGATTTGGTGCATAACGTTTTTCACAATGTTTGGAAAAACAGATCCCATATTAAAAACAATGGCAAACTTCGGGCATATCTGTATACAGCGGTTAGAAATCAATCCATAAAACATTCCAACAGAAAGAAACGGGAAAGGTATGCGTACACCAGGGTTGATGAAATGTCTTTTTTGGAAAGCAAAGAAGTGAACCCGCTGGAACACATTGGAGGCAAGGAGTTTGAACGGGCTGTAGAGAAGGCTATTCAGGAGTTACCGGAGAAACGGCGCGAGGTTTTTTTAATGAGCAGGGAAGCCAATCTAACGTACCGCGAAATTGCGGAGATATTAAATATTTCAATCAAGACAGTTGAAACACAGATGAGTCGGTCGTTGAAGTTTTTACGGCTTGAATTGGCTCAATATTTACCGGAAAGAAACCGTCGGAATGAGTTTAGTTATTGCACGTAACATTTTTGGCAGAAGACAGAAACCAAATTGTAAAAAAATTTAACGATGGAATAGAATGGAAAAATGTAAGGGTAAAAACCTGCTTGAAGGTATTAAAAGGAAAGGCTATCGCGTGATTCTGAAGTAAAATACTGTCCGCTATTGCTGGATATGTAGATCTATACCAACGATAAAGTAATAAGAACCAGCTACAATTGATTACGAAAAGATGTTTTATCTCATTCTCTCTGTTGCTGAAGGGCAGGGCTTCTTTAGCACTTTTTTTGCAAGGTGGAAGCGCTTCTCATCTGAATTGGAGAGCTATTCATTATTTGAACTTTTCAAAAGC
It encodes:
- a CDS encoding LacI family DNA-binding transcriptional regulator codes for the protein MKKKTTIYDIAEELGVTASTVSRALNDHPNVKDSTKKLVMEKAKKMNYQPNSIAAALRNGKSNTIGVIVPNMDRNFFASVVRGIENVVSDTGYNIIICQSNDSLEKERANINTLLEAQVDGILASYAKETTDFSHYEEVIKRDVPLILFDRVNDSLGVGAVIIDDYLGAFKATEHLIKQGCRRIVHLSGPTNISIYKERRRGYEEALQKYDIPVDENLIIYSDLKLEDGYSIGKELLKLDPLPDAIFSASDFSAVGAMEVLKNAGIAIPEQVAIVGFSNEQFTSFVEPGLTSVDQRSIQMGSFTAKLFLDSIDKKSSTSLPPKIVLNPDLIVRKSSLKQK
- a CDS encoding DUF4861 domain-containing protein yields the protein MKKRSFVIYSVLFASFLAFIGCSQQDTTTLMVTNTSELDRTDAPVSITREKLVQKTGEIPSGKIPLFIFDDGTPIPQQQDDLDGDGEWDEIAFVIDIPAQSQTPLSVTYVSPDEIPSFTARTNVRMGVLRDSAVVAVDRLTLDADELPVQLKFQMDGPAWENDKIGFRHYIDGRNARDFFGKKSPEMALDTVGISSEGLVQDTYHVMRDWGRDILSVGNSLGAGGLAILHNDEPIRLGITFDDERNNIETTTYRLIKKGPVRSIFELKYEDWHVGDQSYDLTNTVTIWAGQHWFKNDIIFHSPQPSDTLIVGLVNSNNDEPLLPTDPIEGLVPIATHDQQNYDRDQYLGLALLLPESNYIEYVTAPDIGTGITTSFNALLEVKNETSISFYTLGAWELADSNFTDRNYFQQFLTTNARKISNPVSLE
- a CDS encoding gluconate 5-dehydrogenase, giving the protein MNNLFNLEGKRALITGATHGLGMAMAKGLGDAGAELIINGTTPSRMEKALDEYKSEGYNIHGFIFDVTQEEKAEEYVDKIEQSIGPIDILVNNAGIIKRTPLKDMKVEDYRKVVDVDLVGPFIMAQKVGNYMIKRKSGKIINICSMMTELGRDTVGAYAAAKGGLKMLTKNLAIEWAKYNIQVNGIGPGYFATSQTEPIRKDGNPLHEFIKSRTPAGKWGDPSDLAGSAVFLASKASDFINGHILYVDGGILATIGKPAGED
- the kduI gene encoding 5-dehydro-4-deoxy-D-glucuronate isomerase, with product MPVNYTVRYATHPEAFKSYDTQRLREEFLIEDLFNPDTLNLIYSHYDRYIVGGVQPVNDSVQLETIDPLKSEHFLDRRELGVINVGGTGTITADGTTYTLKNSEAIYVGRGTKEVTFASDGDEPALFYINSAPAHLENPTKHVTLDEAETVELGSLEESNHRVINKLLVSSVVDTCQLQMGMTILKEGSVWNTMPAHVHDRRMEAYFYFDLPEDQVVSHFIGQPDESRHIFMKNNQAVLSPPWSIHCGAGTSSYSFIWGMAGENLDYGDMDTVDPTDMK
- a CDS encoding RNA polymerase sigma factor, with translation MNMEKNPVHVDQSIRDNQWVYKIQNGDENGFEELYRFYYPRLMRLACKYNSSKTTAEDLVHNVFHNVWKNRSHIKNNGKLRAYLYTAVRNQSIKHSNRKKRERYAYTRVDEMSFLESKEVNPLEHIGGKEFERAVEKAIQELPEKRREVFLMSREANLTYREIAEILNISIKTVETQMSRSLKFLRLELAQYLPERNRRNEFSYCT